The Acidiferrobacter thiooxydans sequence CGCAACGCGGGAGTCCTGCCCCACAATCGAGGAGCGATCATGGCCCGCCACGTATCCATCCCCCCTACGCCGAACATGAGGAGCGCATCGCGCCCCGGACACTCCGAGAGCCGGCGCGCGGCGCCGGTCCCTCAGCACAAATCCGCCGGCTCATTACAGTTGATCGCCTCGGCCTCACGGAGATCGAACCATGTCGTTGGCGCCCCCATGAACCACCCCTGCACGCGTCGGCCACCGCCCCCCCAATAAGACTCCAGGCGCGCACCTAGGGAGGCATCCGCAAGGCATACGAGGGGCTCGGGGCCACGGGAACTCCGGGCTACAACAATCCCCCCGGGGACACGCCGGTCCCATAGGCGCGCGACGAGGTCAGCGGGCAGACAGGGGGTATCCACGGGCACCGACAGCACCCAGGGATGGGATGCCTGGCGGAAGGCTGCGCGAAGGCCCGCGAGCGGACCCTGATAATCGTCGCGCTCATCGACCACCACTTCGTAGCCCAAGGCGCGGTACCGTGCGAGCGAGCGGTTGGCGCTGATAAGGACCTGCGGCAGGCCCGCAAGGCGCCGCAGGGCATTGAGAATCAGCGGTTCGCCCCTCCACATCACAAACCCCTTATCCTGACCACCCATGCGCCGGCCGGCCCCGCCCGCAAGCACAACCCCCGTTACCGGCAAAACGCCCCCACTCATCTGACCTCCCGACGCTTCATACCCGCCCCATCCGTATTCAGGCCGGGGCCGGCGTGATCGGTGGGGGTAAGCCCATCGTACAAGGCCTGACGGG is a genomic window containing:
- the mobA gene encoding molybdenum cofactor guanylyltransferase MobA, with amino-acid sequence MSGGVLPVTGVVLAGGAGRRMGGQDKGFVMWRGEPLILNALRRLAGLPQVLISANRSLARYRALGYEVVVDERDDYQGPLAGLRAAFRQASHPWVLSVPVDTPCLPADLVARLWDRRVPGGIVVARSSRGPEPLVCLADASLGARLESYWGGGGRRVQGWFMGAPTTWFDLREAEAINCNEPADLC